GCGGGTCGCCCTCCAACGCCCTCAGCCCCGAGACCCGGACGACGGGCACGGCGTCACCGCCGTAGCCGTGCGCGGTGAGCAGGTCCCGTACCTCCAGCTCGACCAGGTCGGCCAGCAACGCGTCCTCCCCGTCCTCGACGGCGTCGGCCTTGTTGAGCGCGACCACGATGTGGTCGACGCCCACCTGCCGCGCGAGCAGGACGTGTTCGGCCGTCTGCGGCATGACCCCGTCCAGCGCGGAGACGACGAGGATCGCCCCGTCCAGCTGGGCGGCGCCGGTGACCATGTTCTTCACGTAGTCGGCGTGGCCCGGCATGTCCACGTGCGCGTAGTGGCGGGTGTCGGTCTCGTACTCGACGTGCGCGAGGTTGATGGTGATGCCGCGCGCCGCCTCCTCCGGGGCCCGGTCGATCCGGTCGAACGAGACGTACCGGGTGCCGCTGTCGGCACCGCGCTCGGCGAGGACCTTGGTGATGGCGGCGGTCAGGGTGGTCTTGCCGTGGTCGACATGGCCCATCGTGCCGATGTTGAGATGCGGTTTGGTGCGGACGTACGCCGTCTTGGACATGGCGCTACCTCGAAGCCTCGTGGCGGTGGTGGGACCCCGGTGACCGTCCGACCCTCCCCCTGCGGGGTCCGCCGGACGATCCGGGGAGGGTCAGCTTCGGGCGCCGTCGGCCGCGGCCGTGAGGAAGAGGACGGCAGCCTTCGGGGCATCCGCGACCGCGGATGCTGCGAGGGGGAAGGCGTACCGGAACATGACGCCGATCATCGCCGAGCTCCCGCCCCGCGTCGAACGGTTTTCACGGCACGGGAGTTCGCGGACGCCCGGGTCCGCTACGGCCCGATGTTCCGCAGTGCCTCGCGCACGGACAGCGGTGCCAGGCGCCGCCCGTTCTCGGCCACGAAGGCGCGGACGGCGTCCGGGTCCGTCCGGGCGTACTCGCGCAGGCACCAGCCGACGGCCTTGCGCACGAAGAAGTCCTCGTGGCCGCCGCGGCGCAGGCAGTACCCGAAGAGCCGGCCGGTGTCGGTGCCCTGCCCGTAGCGCAGTTGGTGGAGCAGGGCCGCCCGGACCAGCCAGGGGTCCGCGTCCTCGATCCAGGCGTCCGTCTCGGCCGTGAGGCCGCGGTCGGCCGCGACCAGGCCTCCGACCACGTGCGCGGAGAGCGGGTCGACCGTGTCCCACCAGGGCACCGTGGTGAGCAGATGCCGGACCACCGGCAGGAGACCGGACGAGCATTTCGTCACATGCCGGCGCAGCAGGTCCACGGCGAAGTAGGGGTACTCGCGCTCGGGCAGCCGCCAGCAGCGCAGGGCGATCGCGGCGAGGTCCCGCTCGTCGGGGCGGGGCATCCCCGCGAGGACGGTGCGGGACAGCGCGCGTCGATCAGGGGAGGTCAGGCCCAGGAAAGGAGCCACGTCCCTCATGTACGCCCGCCGGCTCACGGCCCGTCCGGGATCGGCCGCGGCGGCGTACACGGAGGTGAGCCGTTCCAGCACGGTGTCGGCGAGCGGACTGTGCGGAACGTCCGGAACTCCCTTGGCTGTGACGCTCATGAGACGCACCATACGGCGATCACACACATTTGTCGGTTAGTGTCACCGGATGCTCGATGCCACCACCCGCTCTGGGGGCACCGCCACGGTCTCTCCCCGGGCCACCGCAACGGAGCTCGCCGTCGCCACCGCCGCCGGGCCGGCCGCACCGACCGGCCTCGCCGCCCGCGTGACGAGAGTCCTGCTCTCCCCGTGGTCCCGACTCTCCCTGCTCCTCGCCCTGCTGGCCTCGGCCGCGACGACGGTCCTGCTGTTCCGGCCGCAGGAGTTGCTGACCGACGGGTGGCCACCGCAGCTCGGCGGAGCCACGGCGGCGCTCGCCTACGCGGTGGCGTACGGACTGTGCACCGTCGCCTTCGTGCCCCGTCCCCTGCTCAACCTGGCCGCCGGTGCCCTGTTCGGCTCGCAGCTGGGTCTCGCGTCGGCGCTGGCGGGGACGGTGCTCGGCGCCGGGATCGCCTTCTGCCTCGGCCGGGTGCTGGGCCAGGAGGCGCTGCGTCCGCTGCTGCGGGGCAAGTGGCTGAAGGCCGCGGACGGACAGCTCAGCCGGCACGGTTTCCGTTCGATGCTGGCGGCACGGCTGTTCCCCGGGGTGCCGTTCGCGGCCGCCAACTACTGCGCGGCCGTCTCCCGCATGGGCCTGCTGCCCTTCCTCCTGGCGACGGCCCTCGGCTCCATCCCCAACACCGCCGCCTACGTCGTCGCCGGGGCCCGCGCCTCGACGCCCACGTCGCCGGCCTTCCTCATCGCGCTGGCCTGCATCGCCCTGCCGGGGCTGGCGGGTGCCGCGGTGGCCTGGCGCAAGCGGCACCGGCTGCGCGGACACTGACAGGGGCACGTACGTCGCCCGGGCCCGGCGCCGGCGTCGGCGTCGGCTGATCGCGCGTACGGTCGCGTCGGCCGTCGCGTGAGCCGTACCGTGACCGGCCCGGCCGTGCGCGGGAGCCCTTCCACCCCTGTGGGCCGATCTTCACTTTGGGACGCTACGCTGCCCCTCGGCACGCCAGATCCTGATCACCGCGCACGGCGGTTCGGTGTGTCCATCGACCGTTTCTCGATCGGCACTTGGACTCCGTAACCTCATGTCTTGGTTTGAATCCCTCATCCTCGGACTCGTCCAGGGGCTGACCGAGTTCCTCCCCGTCTCCTCCAGCGCGCACCTGCGGCTGACCGCGGCGTTCTCCGGCTGGCACGACCCGGGCGCGGCCTTCACGGCGATCACGCAGATCGGCACCGAGGCCGCCGTGCTCATCTACTTCCGCAAGGACATCGGGCGGATCCTCTCGGCGTGGACGCGGTCGCTCACCGACAAGTCGATGCGCCGGGACCCCGACGCCCGCATGGGCTGGCTCGTGATCGTCGGCTCGATCCCGATCGGTGTGCTCGGCCTGACCCTGAAGGACCAGATCGAGGGACCGTTCCGGGACCTGCGGATCACCGCGACCATGCTCATCGTCGTGGGCGTGATCATCGGCATCGCGGACCGGAGGGCCGCCCGGGACGAGAAGGGCGGCCGGCACCGCGCGCCCCAGCAGCGCAAGGAACTGGAGAACCTGACCGTCCGGGACGGCCTGATCTACGGCCTCTGCCAGGCCGCGGCCCTCATCCCCGGTGTCTCCCGCTCCGGGGCCACCATCAGCGGCGGGCTCTTCATGGGCTACCGGCGCGAGGCGGCGGCCCGGTACTCGTTCCTGCTCGCCATCCCGGCGGTGCTCGCCTCCGGCCTCTTCGAGCTCAAGGACGCGATGGAGAACGATCACGTCTCCTGGGGACCGACGCTGTTCGCGACGGTCATCGCCTTCGCCACCGGCTACGTGGTCATCGCGTGGTTCATGAAGTTCATCTCCACCAAGAGCTTCATGCCGTTCGTCTGGTACCGCATCGCCCTCGGCATCGTCATCATCGTCCTGGTCACGGCGGGCGTCCTCAGT
This region of Streptomyces ambofaciens ATCC 23877 genomic DNA includes:
- a CDS encoding DNA alkylation repair protein, producing the protein MSVTAKGVPDVPHSPLADTVLERLTSVYAAAADPGRAVSRRAYMRDVAPFLGLTSPDRRALSRTVLAGMPRPDERDLAAIALRCWRLPEREYPYFAVDLLRRHVTKCSSGLLPVVRHLLTTVPWWDTVDPLSAHVVGGLVAADRGLTAETDAWIEDADPWLVRAALLHQLRYGQGTDTGRLFGYCLRRGGHEDFFVRKAVGWCLREYARTDPDAVRAFVAENGRRLAPLSVREALRNIGP
- a CDS encoding TVP38/TMEM64 family protein is translated as MLDATTRSGGTATVSPRATATELAVATAAGPAAPTGLAARVTRVLLSPWSRLSLLLALLASAATTVLLFRPQELLTDGWPPQLGGATAALAYAVAYGLCTVAFVPRPLLNLAAGALFGSQLGLASALAGTVLGAGIAFCLGRVLGQEALRPLLRGKWLKAADGQLSRHGFRSMLAARLFPGVPFAAANYCAAVSRMGLLPFLLATALGSIPNTAAYVVAGARASTPTSPAFLIALACIALPGLAGAAVAWRKRHRLRGH
- a CDS encoding undecaprenyl-diphosphate phosphatase, which produces MSWFESLILGLVQGLTEFLPVSSSAHLRLTAAFSGWHDPGAAFTAITQIGTEAAVLIYFRKDIGRILSAWTRSLTDKSMRRDPDARMGWLVIVGSIPIGVLGLTLKDQIEGPFRDLRITATMLIVVGVIIGIADRRAARDEKGGRHRAPQQRKELENLTVRDGLIYGLCQAAALIPGVSRSGATISGGLFMGYRREAAARYSFLLAIPAVLASGLFELKDAMENDHVSWGPTLFATVIAFATGYVVIAWFMKFISTKSFMPFVWYRIALGIVIIVLVTAGVLSPHAAESAG